A stretch of the Flavobacterium sp. 5 genome encodes the following:
- a CDS encoding DUF1572 domain-containing protein — MNTDYLESAKKQFEYYKMLGDKTIAQLPDDKLFWQYNEESNSIAIIINHLSGNMLSRWTDFLTSDGEKEWRNRDKEFENNIKTKTELIQKWNDGWNCLFNTLNSLQEDDFSKTIYIRNQGHSITEAINRQLAHYPYHIGQIVFIGKMICNENWTSLSIPKGNSKTYNAEKFSKEKHKEHFTEEFLKNDKDE; from the coding sequence ATGAACACAGATTATTTAGAAAGTGCAAAAAAACAATTTGAATACTACAAAATGTTAGGTGATAAAACCATTGCACAATTGCCTGATGATAAATTATTTTGGCAATACAACGAAGAAAGTAATAGCATAGCAATTATTATAAACCATTTATCAGGAAATATGCTTTCTCGATGGACAGATTTCTTGACTTCTGATGGAGAAAAAGAATGGAGAAATCGTGATAAAGAATTTGAGAATAATATTAAAACCAAAACCGAACTTATACAAAAATGGAATGACGGCTGGAATTGTCTTTTTAATACCTTGAATTCTTTGCAAGAAGATGATTTTTCAAAAACAATCTATATCCGAAATCAAGGTCATTCTATAACAGAAGCGATTAATAGACAATTGGCACATTATCCCTACCATATTGGTCAAATAGTTTTTATTGGAAAAATGATTTGCAATGAAAATTGGACATCTCTTTCTATTCCAAAAGGAAATTCAAAAACCTACAATGCTGAAAAATTTTCTAAAGAAAAACACAAAGAACACTTTACGGAAGAGTTTTTAAAAAACGATAAAGATGAATAA
- a CDS encoding ester cyclase — protein sequence MNKSKIIDNLNTFHSVFWETAIQLPNPAISINGKWSVCQNVQHITIGLLRLSNYLALPKASIKSNFGLSERVSANYEISIKMFRNALENGVKTTDAFKPEINLETKIEELVSQGKDSLAVFITNLQNWSEEELEMYSCPHPIFGKITVREILYFTIYHVQHHNETIKKMKNKSNNSFSRTPEKLVLEFFDRVWHNPHELGAIDELMTEDYSITTAGKVVTGRNEFKNWVGEFQKQLLDAKTESVDIFYNEKENKVVSRWICSGRNNGLFGLEPDNRHISFSGIAIWTVANNRLSECWIERSAYELYQNLISGEKNNDFV from the coding sequence ATGAATAAGAGCAAAATTATAGACAATCTGAATACATTCCATTCAGTATTTTGGGAAACCGCAATTCAGTTACCAAACCCAGCAATTTCTATAAACGGCAAATGGTCTGTTTGTCAAAATGTGCAACATATAACAATTGGATTGTTACGATTAAGTAACTATTTAGCACTTCCAAAAGCAAGTATCAAATCCAATTTCGGATTGTCTGAAAGAGTCTCTGCTAACTATGAAATTAGCATTAAAATGTTTAGAAATGCTTTAGAAAATGGTGTAAAAACAACGGACGCTTTTAAACCAGAAATAAATCTAGAAACCAAAATAGAGGAATTGGTCAGCCAAGGAAAAGATTCACTTGCTGTGTTTATTACAAACTTGCAAAATTGGTCAGAAGAAGAATTGGAGATGTACAGTTGCCCACATCCAATTTTCGGAAAAATTACAGTCAGGGAAATACTTTATTTCACTATTTATCACGTGCAACATCACAATGAAACAATAAAAAAAATGAAAAACAAATCTAATAATTCATTCTCTAGAACCCCCGAAAAACTTGTTTTAGAATTTTTCGACAGAGTTTGGCATAATCCACACGAATTGGGTGCAATTGACGAATTAATGACCGAAGATTATAGTATCACAACAGCTGGAAAAGTAGTAACAGGAAGAAATGAATTTAAAAATTGGGTAGGTGAATTTCAAAAACAACTTCTAGATGCAAAAACAGAAAGTGTAGATATTTTCTATAATGAAAAAGAAAATAAAGTTGTTTCAAGATGGATTTGTTCTGGAAGAAATAATGGTCTTTTCGGGTTAGAACCTGATAATCGACATATATCATTCTCGGGAATTGCAATTTGGACTGTAGCGAACAATAGACTTTCCGAATGTTGGATTGAAAGAAGTGCCTATGAATTATATCAAAATTTAATTTCAGGTGAAAAAAACAACGATTTTGTTTAA